From a region of the Arachis ipaensis cultivar K30076 chromosome B09, Araip1.1, whole genome shotgun sequence genome:
- the LOC107616258 gene encoding uncharacterized protein LOC107616258, which yields MSLSDLKNSILEKFGVLGSKWVKKLFYKILMAVVSTGVQYETFAVKANEDIRVLFYCVRSFPEIRIHELFAKLEVGVDSSGASAPVPSPTAAGGASSSMPAVRPYLPPVQSPSFAADLDRTVVVCSVPLENAAVIEPPDVLGTGGGLLPYIKDFGGPDQVENAMRDDESDQEPVDIVGDSDDDTGGDPHAQHRPSSSGSHQNPPHFSTLNLDALGQQEDGGNTVGGSSTEFQIGQSFQSKDEAVLSVKDYSIRRGVEYRVIESDHLKYHGKCKEFGKGYSWLIRDHRNFYFK from the coding sequence ATGAGTTTGTCAGATTTGAAGAACAGCATCTTGGAGAAGTTTGGTGTGTTGGGTAGCAAGTGGGTGAAGAAACTATTCTACAAGATTCTCATGGCGGTTGTCTCGACCGGTGTTCAGTATGAAACCTTTGCGGTTAAGGCTAATGAAGATATTAGGGTTTTGTTCTACTGTGTAAGGAGTTTTCCGGAGATCAGAATCCATGAGTTGTTCGCGAAGTTGGAGGTTGGTGTTGATAGTTCTGGGGCATCCGCTCCAGTTCCTAGCCCAACTGCCGCGGGTGGTGCATCTAGTTCGATGCCTGCAGTCAGACCATATCTTCCGCCAGTTCAATCACCTTCGTTTGCGGCTGATTTAGACCGAACGGTGGTTGTTTGTTCTGTACCTTTGGAGAATGCAGCAGTCATTGAGCCTCCCGACGTTCTGGGCACCGGTGGTGGCCTGTTACCTTATATCAAAGACTTTGGTGGACCTGATCAAGTAGAGAATGCAATGCGTGACGATGAGTCTGACCAGGAGCCTGTTGATATCGTAGGTGACAGCGACGATGACACAGGTGGCGATCCACATGCGCAGCATCGGCCTTCAAGTTCTGGTTCTCATCAGAACCCTCCACACTTCTCCACACTAAACTTGGATGCTCTTGGTCAACAGGAAGACGGTGGTAATACAGTGGGGGGATCTTCTACAGAATTTCAGATTGGGCAATCATTCCAGAGTAAAGATGAAGCTGTGCTGAGTGTCAAGGACTATAGCATCCGGCGAGGTGTTGAGTACAGAGTCATCGAATCAGATCATTTGAAGTATCATGGAAAATGCAAGGAATTCGGCAAGGGTTATAGTTGGTTGATTCGTGATCACCGTAACTTCTATTTCAAGTGA